TCGCTCACCACCCTGGCGGAGAGCGGCGGGGGCGAGGAGGAGCACGCCCACGACGAGCACGAGCACGGCGAAGAGGACCACGGCCACGACCACGGCGACGAGGGCCACGGCCACGAGCACGACCACGAGCACAGCGAAGAGGAGCACGGTCACGACCACGACCACGGCGGCCTCGACCCGCACATCTGGCTCGATCCCGTGAGGTACGCCGAGGTCGCCGAGGGCGTGGGCGCCGCGCTGGCCGAGGCCGACCCCGACCACGCCGCGGACTACGAGCGCAACACCGCGGACCTGACCGCCGAGCTGGCCGCACTGGACGAGGAGTTCGCCGAGGGGCTGGCCACGACGGAGACCGACACGTTCATCACCACGCACGCCGCGTTCGGGTACCTGGCCGACCGCTACGGCCTGCACGAGGAGTCGATCACCGGTCTCGACCCGGAGTCGGAGCCGAGCGGCGCCAGGATGCGCGAGTTGCAGGACATCGCCGAGGCCGACAACGTCAGCACCGTGTTCTTCGAGACCCTCATCAGCGACGAGACGGCGCGTACCCTCGCGAACGACCTCGGCCTTGAGACGGCCGTTCTCGACCCCGTCGAGGGAATTACGGAGGAGTCCCCGGGCGCTGACTACCTCGAAGTGATGCGCGCGAACCTCGATGCCCTGCGCGAGGCGCTGGGCGCGTCCTGACCGACCACGGAAGCGGTGACCGCATGGAGACCGTCATATCGCTGGCCAAGGTGACCGCCGAGCTGGGCGGGCGCCCGGTGCTGCGCGGTATCGACCTGACCGTGCGCACGGGCGAGGCGGTCGCCCTGCTCGGTGCCAACGGCTCCGGCAAGTCGACCGCCGTCCGCGCGGCGGTGGGCCAGGTCCCGGTCACGGGCGGTGAGGCCGCCCTGTTCGGCTCCCCGGTCCGCCGGTTCCGCGACTGGGCCCGCGTCGGGTACGTGCCGCAGCGCTCCACGGCGGCCGGCGGCGTGCCGGCGACGATCCGCGAGGTCGTGACCGCGGGGCGCCTGGGCCGGCGCCGCCTGCGCCCCCTCGGCCGGGCCGACCGGGCCGCCGTCGACCGGGCGATCGGCCTGGTCGGGCTGGCCGACCGGGCCTCGGACTCGGTGGACGCCCTCTCCGGCGGGCAGCACCAGCGGGTGCTGATCGCCCGCGCGCTGGCCGGCGAGCCGGACGTCCTGATCATGGACGAGCCGCTGGCCGGCGTCGACCTGGACAGCCAGCAGGTGCTCGCACGAACGCTGCGGGCCCAGCTGGAGCGCGGCGTCACCGTGCTGCTCGTGCTGCACGAGCTCGGCCCGCTCCAGCCGCTGATCGACCGCGCCGTGGTGCTCGCCGACGGCCGCGTGCAGCGCACCGTGGAGCACCCAGGGCGGCTGCCCGAGACGCAGACGGCCTGCCACCCGCCCACCGACCCCGAGCCGTCCGCGCGGCCCACGCTCCAGACCGGAATCCTGTGATGCTGGAACTCCTCGACTACCCCTTCATGCAGCGCGCCCTGCTGGCCGCGCTGCTGATCGGCGTCGCCGCCCCGGCCGTGGGCATCTACCTGGTGCAGCGCAGGCAGGCCCTGATGGGCGACGGCATCGGCCACGTGGCGCTGACCGGCGTCGCGCTCGGATTCCTGCTGAACACCAGCCCCGTGTGGATGGCCGTCGCGGTCTCCGCGCTGGGCGCGGTCGCCATGGAACTGCTGCGCTCCTCAGGGCGCGCACGCGGGGATGTCGCGCTCGCCATGCTGTTCTACGGCGGGATGGCCGGCGGCGTCATGATCATCAATCTGGCGCCCGGCGGCTCGACGGCGAACCTGACCTCGTACCTCTGGGGGTCGGTCACCACCGTCTCGCCCGACGACATCACGGCGATCGCGTTCCTCTCGGCGTTCGTCCTGCTGATCTGCCTCGGTCTGCGCCGCCGCCTGTTCGCCGTCTGCCAGGACGAGGAGTTCGCCCGCGTCACCGGCCTGCCGGTCCGCTCGCTGAACCTGCTGCTCGCCGTCACCGCCGCGGCCACCGTCACCGTCGCGATGCGCGTCGTCGGGCTGCTGCTGGTGAGCGCCCTGATGGTGATCCCGGTGGTGGCCGCGCAGCAGGCGACGCGCGGGTTCGCGATGACCCTCGCGCTGTCCGTCGTCATCGGCGTGCTGGTCTCCGTCTCCGGGACGGTCACCTCGTACTACGTGGACGTGCCGCCCGGCGCGACGATCGTGCTCATCGCCCTGGGCCTGTTCCTGCTGATCTCCCTGCTCGCCCTGCCACTGGCCCGGCACCGCGCCCGACGCGCCGAGGGCCGGACGACCCCCGCGGCGGCTCCGGAACCCGCCGCCCACTCGTGACCGCCGGGAAAGCGGCTACCCTGGCCGGGGCATGGAGCTCGGAAACCCCGGAAACAGGGAGGCCAGACGTGGGGACGGCAGAACCGCCGGTTCGCGGCCGGTCGACGCGCCAGCGCGCGGCGGTGGCGGCGGCACTGGCCGAAGTCGACGAGTTCCGCAGCGCGCAGGAACTGCACGACATGCTCAAGCACCGCGGCGACTCGGTCGGCCTGACGACCGTCTACCGGACCCTCCAGTCGCTCGCCGACGCGGGCGAGGTCGACGTGCTGCGGACCAGCGACGGCGAGGCCGTCTACCGCCGTTGCAGCACCGACGACCACCACCACCACCTGGTGTGCCGCTCGTGCGGCAAGGCCGTGGAGGTGGAAGGCCCCGCGGTGGAGAAGTGGGCCGAAACGATCGCCCGCGAGCACGGCTTCCGTGACGTGGACCACACGGTGGAGATCTTCGGCACCTGCGGCGACTGCGCCACCTGAGCCGGCACACCCGCCGTTTCCTGGCCGCGGGGCAGGCTCCCGTGTCGAGCACGCCGGTGCCACCGGAGACCCTGCCCTTCCGCATACCTGAGTTCGAACTTTTCCCGCCATCACCGCGCCCGTTTCGCCACTGAATGTCGCAGTGCGATGAGGAAACGGGAAACCTCGTTGGCGCCTTGTCCCGGACGGGACAGCTCCGACACGCTGACACTCGTGACTTCCAGCGATGTGCGTGAACATCCTGACATTCCACCTCAATTCGGCGTGGCTCTCCGGAAGCTGCGGGTCGGTGCCCGTCTGACGCTGTCCCAGCTGGCCAGGAAGGTGCACTACAGCAAAAGCCATTTGAGCAAGGTCGAGAACGGGCGACAGCAGCCGACTCCGCAGTTCGCCCGTCTCTGCGATTCCGCCCTGCGGGCCGATGGCGCGCTGACCGCTCTCGTGCCCGCCAAGACGGCCGCCGACGGGGCGACGGGGCGCGGGCGCGGGATCGGCCGCCGAGAGGCCATGTCCGTGGGTGCCGCCTCGGTTCTCGGGCTCGGACTGGTCGGCCCGGCGGACCCCGCCCCCGCCGAGGAGGGCATCGCACTCGATATCTTCCGTTCGCTCTTCGATCATTTCCGCAGGCTGGGGCAGGTCGCCGGGCCACAAGCGGTTCTCCCTGCGCTCGCGGCCCAGACCCGAACGCTTCGCGACTTGGCCGGGCGGGCGAAGTCTCCTCTGCGTGCACCGCTGCTCTTCCTGGGCTCGCGTTACTCCGAGTTCACCGGCTGGATGGCCCAGGAGGCCGGGGACGAGCGCGCCGCTCTGCGTTGGACGAATCAGGCCGTCGCCCTCGCCACCGCCAGCGGCGACCGCGAACTGGCCGTCTACGCGGACGTCCGCCGGGCCCTGATCGCCATGTACCGCGGAGACGCGGCGGAGACGGTCGCGCTGTCGCGGGCGGCAGCGGCGGCACCGGCAGGGCCGCGTGTGCACGGACTCGCGGCCCTTCAGGAAGCTCAGGGGCACGCCCTGGCCGGAGACCACGACGCGTGCCGACGAAGCCTTGACCGGGGACGCGTGCTCCTGGACCAGGCAGCGGACCGCGGCGACGAGACCCTGGGCAGCCGGCATGTGAAGGACCCGGCTGCCATGGTCACAGCCTGGTGCCTGCTGGATCTGGGGCGCCCCAGGGAAGCCGCGGAGGCGTTCGACGCGGAGCTGGCGGGCCTGCCGAAGGACGCCATGCGTTCCCACGCCCGCTACGGGGCCCGGCGTTGCCTGTCGTACGCGGTCGCGGGCGAGATCGACCGGGCCTGCGCCCTGACCGGCGACCTTCTGGCGTCGGCGGACGTGGTGAACTCCGCGACGGTCGCCACTGATCTCCAACGCCTCAACCGTGTGCTGACCCGCTTCCACCGGCACCCTGCCGTCCGGGATCTGTCTCCCCGCCTGGCGGCCTCCCTGAGCACGGCCGCCTGAGCCTCGAAGCCGGACCGGCACGACCCGCGCCTTCGGCTCGTGCCGTTCGCTCGTCCGCTCGTTCGCACCGATCCGAGAGGTGGCTCAGCCATGCCCGATTCCTACGCCGTCTTCGTCAACTACCGCACGGGAGACGAGGAGACAGCCGCGGCCTTCATCCACTCCCACCTGGCGCGGCTCCTCGGGAAGGAGCGCGTCTTCTTCGACAGCACGTCCATCCGGGGCGGTGAGCTCTTCCCCAGGAAGCTGCTCAGTGCCGTACGCCGAAGCGATGTCCTGCTCGCCGTCATCGGGACCGAGTGGGCGACCTTCGCCCACCAGGACGGTGGCCCCGCCCTGCTTCGCGCGGACGACTGGATTCACAGGGAGCTGAAGGAGGCCCTGACCTGCGGTGTCCCGGTGATCCCGATCCTCGTCGGGGAACGCGGCCGGCTCAAGCGCGACGAGTTGCCGGAGGCACTCGCGCCCCTGATCGATGTCCAGTACCTGCGGTTCGATCACCGGAGTGCCGCCATCGACCTCGGCCGGATCACCGATGAGGTGGCCGCGCACGTGCCCGGTCTCGCGGATGCCACCGGGCAGGCGGGCCAAGGGGCCCCGCGCCGGGCCGACGACCGGTCGCCGGCGGCCGAGGTCTCGAACACCGCGGGAGACGTGCACGGCACAAGCGGTCAGTTCCACGACATGCAGGCCGAGCAGGTGACGCTGAGCAACAGCGGGAATGTCCTCAACAGGCCGACGGGGCCCGTTCACACGGGCCAGCACGGTGTCCAGCTCAACGGCGGCCAGGACTTCTCCGGCGGCGGGGACACCTTCTTCGGCGGCGACCACAGGGGCCCGGCACCTCGCCGACGGCGTGACCGGGAGAGCGGCACTCAGTGATTCCCGACCCCACCACGTTCATCCAGCACCCGAGCGGCCCGATGCACACCGGCGGCGGTGATCAGTTCAATGCCGCCGCCTACTACTCGGTGTCTTTCCACCTGTCGAAGGAGGGCCTGCTCGGCCCGAGTACCGACCGGCGCCCGGCGGCGACCGTGGCGGCGGAGTACCTGCGCTGGCTGACCGCCCGGTTCGTCGCACCACCCGGGTACGGACGGGCTCAGGAACTGCTGGAACGGCACCCCGCGCTCACTCTCGTCGGCGACAACGGCACCGGTCGGCGGACGGCCGCACTCATGCTGCTCCGCGCGCTGCGGCCCCCCGGCGGCCGTCTGACAGAGGTGACCACAGCGGGGCAGGAAGCGGGTGAGCAATCGCTCGATCCCAACGAGGTGGAGAAGGGCGACAGCGTGCTTCTCGACCTGACGGGCGTCGGCAGGACGACGCTTTCCGCCGCCCTCACCGGGCTGCCCGCCTACTGCTCCGCCGTCGAGTCACTCGGGTCCCGGCTCGTCGTCGTGCTCCCGCAGCCCGATGCGACCGCACTGCCCTCGGGGGCGCCTCCGCTCGCCGTTCGACTTGGCAGGCCCGACGAGTACCGGGTGCTGCAACGCCACCTCGGGCGTGCGGGCCTGCGAGGGTCGGTCCCTGAACTGGCGCGCCACCTGCCCAGGAACGCACTGGCGACCCGTTCCATGAGCGCGCTCGCGCATCTCGCCGCACTCATCGAGGCGGCGAGAGACAGCGGAAGATCGACGCACTTCGCCACATGGTGCGTAGAGGGCCTCCGTGCCTCGACACCATGGCAAGCGGAAACCCTCGAAAAGATCATTGAGCACCGGACCGGCAATGCACGCGCCTTGCTGTTCGCCTCCGCGATGCTGCACGGCGCGTCGGGGGATGTCGTCTTCGCCGCCACGCGCATCCTGCGCCAGGTGATGGAGCAACCGTCCGAGCAGGCACCGCCGCTCGAACACACCGATCTCGCGGAGGAGCTGAAAGAGATCTCCGCGCGCCTCGACGGGGACGGGCGGGTTCGTTTCGACGCGCTGGCCTTCGATGAAGCGGTGCGCTTCCACTTCTGGACCCACCGCCCTGACCTGCGCGGGCGATACCGCACATGGGTGGAACGCACCATCCGCAAGGTGGACGCGGACCAGGAGGAACGGCAGCACCTGGTCGCCCGCTTCGCCGAGGGGTGCATTCGCACCGGCCGGCTCGGCGATCTCGTCCATACCGCCACAAAGTGGACTCAGGACGGGGAGAAAACGGCATTGATGGCCGACGCGGCCAATGCCCTGGCCAGGGGGGTGCAGAGTGAGACCTCCAGCGCCTGGTTCCTACGTCGGATCTACGAATGGTCCCGCCAACAGCATCTTCCCGGCCGCTGGCGCACGGTGCTGACCCAGATCTGCGCCGAAGTCGTCCTGCGCAGTCATCCCAAGCAGGCACTCGTGCGGTTGCGACACTTGGCGCGAAGTGAGTTCCGCGTGGGCACGACGGCCGCGCGTGACGCGTTGCGGGACGCGGTGCGCACCGACGACCGCCTCTGGCGCTGGCTCCTGGACCGGCTCGTGCAAAGCCCCGAGGCGAACGGCAAAGACCTGGACGCCGTCCTGTTCCTGCATCTCGCCGATCCCGACCGGTGGCTCGGCGCCGCCATTCGGCCGCGCTTCGGACTCGCCGCGCAGCTGGCCGCCGGTTGGCGCGTGGCCTTCGCCCGGCTGCCGCGTGCCCAGTGGGCGCGCCACGAAGAACAGTGGCTGGACGGCTGCTCAGGACACCACGAGAGCGACCGGGTGCTCAACGTCCTCGTGACCGCGGCGGACCGGGACGCGCGTCGGCTCGCCGAGATCTACGACACGGCCAAGACCTGGGCGTACCGGTCACCAGAGGAGTTCCGGCAGCGCCTGGCGATCATCGGCCGGCTTCAGGAAATGATCGACATCGCACAGGAAACCGCAGGAGCAGTGGGATGAGCAGCAACATTCGGACTCTGCTGGCCTTCGTCTCGGTGATCTCCGGCCTGCTGTTCCTCATCGCCGGTTTGAGCCAGAACTGGCCGACCTGGTCGTGGGGCATCCTCGCCGCAGCACTGATGGCGACCGTACTGGCCGCGGGCGGCGGCTCGGTGGCGAACGGGGACGCCGGCCGGGTCGGCGCGGTTCCCGGCCCATCCACCGGGCCGGGGCCGGAGGGGGCGCCTCACCGGACCGCGCCACCGCCCACCCCCTATGAGAGGAGAGTCGAGAATGTGCCCCTGCCGAGCCGCCTCATCGACTACGACTTCCTCTTCTCGGCGACCGTGCGCTGGCAGCCGGGCGAGCAGCCTCCTGGGCCGACCGTGGCCGACCCCGGCGGACTCGCCGCCGACGCCGTGGTGACACGCGCCCGCCGTCTTTCCGCGAGCGAGCACCCCGCTCGGCACGAACTGCTCCAGCACCACCTCGCCGGAGCGCTCGCCTCGGCGGAACCCGATCCCACCCGGCAGGTGGAGGCCATGGCCTACAACATTTTCGTGACGCTCAACGAGGCGGACCTCGGTCGCCTCGACCGGCTGGCGCAGGTACGCAAGGACGAGGAGATCTGGGAGCGGGAACGCGGGCACGAGCGCAAACGGCGCGCCTACCTCGGCGACGACGTCCTCAAGGACCCGGGGAGTGCCGTCGTGTGGTGGCTGGCGAACCACTCCGAGGAAGTGCGGGGAACGGTCGACCTGATCGGTCTGCTCGCCCTGTTGTCGGCCGCTGCCAACAACAGCGAGGTCCCCGAGGAGTTCCAGCGCTTTCTCACGATGGTGCCACAGGAAGCGATCTCTGCGGATGACGAGGAGGGCAGGATGTCCGAGGGGCTGACCCCATCCGAGCAAGGGCTTGCCGCAGCCGTCGCGGCATTGCTCGACCAGGCGGGCATCGGGCCGGAAGACGCGGAGCGCACCCTGTTCATCGACCGTTTGGTCACGGTCATGAGGCACGCCGGTCGGCCCAGGGCGGCCGACGAGATCCGCGCCGCATTCGCTCCGCCGCCTCCGCGGACGCCGGAGGGCCCGGACCCCTCAGGACCGGCCGGCGGACCCGCGCCCGCTGGTGTGTGATGGCGCGGCCGGGCCGGTGTGGCGGCCCGGCCGCGTGGCGGTGCGGGGGTCAGGAGGCCGGGGGGCGGGGGGCCTCGTTCGGGATGGCCCCGCCGAAGCGGCGGTCGCGCGAGGCGTACTCGACGCACGCGTCCCACAGGTTGCGCCGGTCGAAGTCGGGCCACAGGACGTCCTGGTAGACCATCTCCGCGTAGGCGCTCTGCCAGATCAGGTAGTTCGAGGTGCGCTGCTCCCCCGACGGCCGCAGGAAGAGGTCGACGTCGGGCATGTCCGGGAAGTACAGGTACCGGGACAGGGTCCGCTCGTTGACCTTGTCGGGCGATATCCGGCCGGCGGCGACGTCCTCGGCGAGGCGCGCGGCGGCGTCCGCGATCTCGGCGCGCCCGCCGTAGTTGACGCACATGTACAGGGTCATCGCGTCGTTGTCCCGGGTGCGCTCCTCGGCCGCCTGGAGCTTGCGGACCACCGACTTCCACAGCCTGGGCTCGCGCCCGGCCCACCGGATGCGCACGCCGAGCGCGTCGAGCTCGTCGGTGCGCCGGTCGATCACGTCGCGGTTGAAGCCCATCAGGAAGCGGACCTCGTCCGGTGAGCGCTTCCAGTTCTCCGTGGAGAAGGCGTACAACGACAGGTTGCTCACGCCGAGTTCGAGGCAGCCCTTGACCACGTCGAGCACGACCTGCTCGCCGAGCTTGTGGCCCTCGGTCCTCGGCAGTCCGCGCTGCTTGGCCCACCGCCCGTTGCCGTCCATGACGATCGCGACGTGCTGGGGCACCAGCTCGCCGGGCAGCTTGGGAGGACGCGCACCGGACGGGTGCGGGTCGGGAACCCGGTACTCGCGACGCCGAGCGGGCGCCAGCATTGCGCGGCGGGTCATAGGGGAACTCCGTAAGAGTGGTTGCGGTCCTGTGACCGAGGGTATCCCGGTCAGCCCTTCTCGACGAACCTCAGGGAGCGCAGCCCCCGCTCCAGATGCCAGTGCAGGTAGGCCGAGACCAGCCCGCTGCCCTCGCGCACGTGCCGGGCCTCGGCGCGGTCCGCGGTCGCCCAGTCCCCCGTCAGCAAGGCCCCCAGCAGGCGCAGCGCCTCGCCCGATGGCACCACGCTGCCCGGCACGCGGCAGTCGGTGCACACCGAGCCGCCCGCCGCCACGGAGAAGAAGCGATTCGGCCCGGGGAGGCCGCACTTGGCGCAGTCGTCGAAGCTGGGCGCGTACCCGCCGACGGCCAGCGAACGCAGCAGGAACGCGTCCATGACGAGCCCCGGCGCGTGCTCCCCCGCGGCCAGGGTGCGCAGGCCGCCCACGAGCAGGAGGTACTGCTGGACGTTCGGCTCCCCCTCGTGGTCGGTGAACCGCTCCGCCGTCTCCAGCATGGCGGTGCCCGCCGTGTACCGGCCGTAGTCGTCGACGATGTGCCGTCCGTACGGCGCGATGGTCTCGGTCTGGGTGCACAGCGGCAGCCCGCGGCCGATAAGCGCGCTCCCACGCGCGAAGAACTGCACGTCGACGTGCGAGAACGGCTCCAGGCGCGCGCCGAAGCGCGATTTCGTGCGCCGCACGCCGCGCGCGACCGCGCGCACGCGGCCGTGACCGCGCGTGAGCAGTGTGATGATCCGGTCCGCTTCGCCCAGCTTCTGGGTGCGCAGCACGATGCCGTCGTCGCGGAACAGGCTCATGGAGCCCATTCTGTCCCATGGCCCGATCGGCCCACTCCTGGCGGGCGCGCGGGCCCGCGCTCACCGATGGTGGGAGGGTGGAACCGACCGTGACGCCCCGCCGCACCGCGTGGCTCCGCAGGTTCCTGCTCCCCGGCGAGCCGGCGCTGCGCCTTGGCCGCCTGAACGTCTCGTGGCTGCTGCCCGCCGTTCTGCTGGCCGCCATCGCGGTCGGCGACTGGAACAGCACGGGCGACTTCCGGGTGATCAACTGGATCGTGCTGGTCCCAGGCATCGCGGCGGCGCTGTGCGGGGTGGCGGCGACGGCCCTGTTCGGCGTGCTGGTCGTGATCGTGTACGCGGCGCTCGACCAGTCCTGGGACTACAGCTACCAGAAGGGCCCGGCGGACTTCCTGCTCGTGGTGGCGAGCGCGGCGCTCGCGGTGTTCGCCTCCTGGCTGCGCGGGCGGGCGCGCGGGCACGTCCAGCGCGTGCTGAACGCGGCCGACGCGATCCGGCTCGCGGTGCTGCGCCCGATCCCGCCCGGCGCGGGCGGTCTCGAGTCCGCGAGCGTCTACCTGACCGCGGACGTCGAGGGCCGGGTCGGGGGCGACTTCTTCGACGTGCAGCCGTCGCCGCACGGCGCGCGGGTGCTGCTCGGCGATGTGCAGGGGAAGGGCACGAGCGCGGTGGACGCGGCGGCGGCGGTGCTGAGCGCGTTCCGTGAGGCCGCGTACCACGAGGGCGACTTGGCCGTGGTGGCCGGGCGCCTGGAGAGCCGGATGCGGCGGCACAACGCCTACTCGGCCGCGCTCGGGCAGGGCGACGAGCGGTTCGCGACGGCCGTGCTCGTGGGCTTTCCCGCCGCCGCGGACGCGGAGTGGATCGAGTTGGTCAACTTCGGGCACGGCGGTCCGGTGGTGCTCGGCCGCTCGGGGCCGCGGGCGCTGCCCGAGGGCGACGGCGCGCCGCTCGGCCTCGCCGGGCTGACCGGGGCGCTGCCGCCGGTGGTCCGGGTGCCGTTCGGCCGGGACGAGACGCTGCTGCTGGTGACGGACGGGGTGACGGAGGCGCGGGACCGCGAGGGCGCGTTCCTGCCGCTGGCCGACCACCTCGCCCGGGCGGGCGACGACCGCGCGCCGCGGTCGGTGGTCCGGCTGGTCGAGGCCGCGGTGCTGGCGCACACGCGCGGCCGGCTGGGCGACGACACGGCGGTCCTGGCGGTCAGGCGGCTGCCCGCCGGCCCGCCGGAACCCACGGGGTGAGGGGGATCGCGCGCATCTCGGATGGTGATACGACCGGGGCGTGCGGGGCCGGGAGCGTTATGCTGGGCGCGCGATGCGTTTCGGGATGCTTCTCCTTAGCCGCCGCGGCGAGGGTCTGTAGTCACCTACGGCCGACTCCCTCCCCGCGGAGTTTCGGCGTTGCCGTCGGCCGTCGCGTTCCCCGCGGAACGCTCCCGATCCGACGTCCCCTTGGAGAGACGCGTCATGCACAAGCCGACCCCGTTGACCGCCGCCACCGTGACCCAGCGGTCCTCCGGCATGCCGATCCACAAGTACCGCCCGTACGAGGCGGTCGACATCCCCGACCGCACCTGGCCGGGCAACCGGATCACCGCCGCGCCCCGCTGGCTGTCCACGGACCTGCGGGACGGGAACCAGGCGCTGATCGACCCGATGTCGCCGGTGCGCAAGCGCACCATGTTCGACCTGCTGGTGCGGATGGGCTACAAGGAGATCGAGGTCGGGTTCCCCTCGTCGGGGCAGACCGACTTCGACTTCGTGCGCTCCATCATCGAGGAGGACGCGATCCCCGACGACGTCACCATCTCGGTGCTGACGCAGGCCCGCGAGGAGCTGATCGCCCGGACCGTGGAGTCGCTGGTCGGGGCCAGGCGCGCCACGGTGCACCTGTACAACGCGACGGCGCCGACGTTCCGCCGCGTCGTCTTCCGGGGCGGGCGCCAGGAGGTGCGGCAGATCGCGGTCGACGGCACGCGGATGGTGCTGGAGTACGCAGAGAAGCTGCTGGACGACCGGACGGTGTTCGGCTACCAGTACAGCCCGGAGATCTTCACGGACACCGAGCTGGACTTCGCCCTGGAGGTCTGCGAGTCCGTGATGGACGTCTGGCAGCCGGAGGAGGGCCGCGAGATCATCCTCAACCTGCCGGCCACCGTCGAGCGGTCCACCCCGTCCACGCACGCCGACCGCTTCGAATGGATGTCGCGCAACCTGTCGCGCCGGGCGTTCGTGTGCCTGTCGGCGCACCCGCACAACGACCGCGGCACCGCGGTGGCCGCCGCGGAGCTCGCGGTGATGGCGGGGGCGGACCGGGTGGAGGGCTGCCTGTTCGGGCAGGGCGAGCGCACCGGGAACGTGGACCTGGTGACGCTGGGCATGAACCTGTTCTCGCAGGGCGTGGACCCGATGATCGACTTCTCCCGGATCGACGAGATCCGCCGCACCTGGGAGTACTGCAACCAGATGCGGGTGCACCCGCGCCACCCGTACGTGGGCGACCTCGTGTACACCGCGTTCTCCGGCTCCCACCAGGACGCGATCAAGAAGGGCTTCGAGGCGATGGGCGCCGAGGGCGGCGACGGCGTGTGGGACGTGCCCTACCTGCCCATCGACCCCAAGGACGTCGGCCGCTCCTACGAGGCGGTGATCCGCGTCAACTCGCAGTCCGGCAAGGGCGGCGTGGCCTACGTGCTGAAGAACGACCACAGCCTCGACCTGCCG
Above is a genomic segment from Streptomyces marincola containing:
- a CDS encoding helix-turn-helix domain-containing protein, producing the protein MTSSDVREHPDIPPQFGVALRKLRVGARLTLSQLARKVHYSKSHLSKVENGRQQPTPQFARLCDSALRADGALTALVPAKTAADGATGRGRGIGRREAMSVGAASVLGLGLVGPADPAPAEEGIALDIFRSLFDHFRRLGQVAGPQAVLPALAAQTRTLRDLAGRAKSPLRAPLLFLGSRYSEFTGWMAQEAGDERAALRWTNQAVALATASGDRELAVYADVRRALIAMYRGDAAETVALSRAAAAAPAGPRVHGLAALQEAQGHALAGDHDACRRSLDRGRVLLDQAADRGDETLGSRHVKDPAAMVTAWCLLDLGRPREAAEAFDAELAGLPKDAMRSHARYGARRCLSYAVAGEIDRACALTGDLLASADVVNSATVATDLQRLNRVLTRFHRHPAVRDLSPRLAASLSTAA
- a CDS encoding toll/interleukin-1 receptor domain-containing protein codes for the protein MPDSYAVFVNYRTGDEETAAAFIHSHLARLLGKERVFFDSTSIRGGELFPRKLLSAVRRSDVLLAVIGTEWATFAHQDGGPALLRADDWIHRELKEALTCGVPVIPILVGERGRLKRDELPEALAPLIDVQYLRFDHRSAAIDLGRITDEVAAHVPGLADATGQAGQGAPRRADDRSPAAEVSNTAGDVHGTSGQFHDMQAEQVTLSNSGNVLNRPTGPVHTGQHGVQLNGGQDFSGGGDTFFGGDHRGPAPRRRRDRESGTQ
- a CDS encoding isoprenyl transferase, which gives rise to MTRRAMLAPARRREYRVPDPHPSGARPPKLPGELVPQHVAIVMDGNGRWAKQRGLPRTEGHKLGEQVVLDVVKGCLELGVSNLSLYAFSTENWKRSPDEVRFLMGFNRDVIDRRTDELDALGVRIRWAGREPRLWKSVVRKLQAAEERTRDNDAMTLYMCVNYGGRAEIADAAARLAEDVAAGRISPDKVNERTLSRYLYFPDMPDVDLFLRPSGEQRTSNYLIWQSAYAEMVYQDVLWPDFDRRNLWDACVEYASRDRRFGGAIPNEAPRPPAS
- a CDS encoding Fur family transcriptional regulator, which encodes MGTAEPPVRGRSTRQRAAVAAALAEVDEFRSAQELHDMLKHRGDSVGLTTVYRTLQSLADAGEVDVLRTSDGEAVYRRCSTDDHHHHLVCRSCGKAVEVEGPAVEKWAETIAREHGFRDVDHTVEIFGTCGDCAT
- a CDS encoding metal ABC transporter ATP-binding protein; translation: METVISLAKVTAELGGRPVLRGIDLTVRTGEAVALLGANGSGKSTAVRAAVGQVPVTGGEAALFGSPVRRFRDWARVGYVPQRSTAAGGVPATIREVVTAGRLGRRRLRPLGRADRAAVDRAIGLVGLADRASDSVDALSGGQHQRVLIARALAGEPDVLIMDEPLAGVDLDSQQVLARTLRAQLERGVTVLLVLHELGPLQPLIDRAVVLADGRVQRTVEHPGRLPETQTACHPPTDPEPSARPTLQTGIL
- a CDS encoding metal ABC transporter permease — its product is MLELLDYPFMQRALLAALLIGVAAPAVGIYLVQRRQALMGDGIGHVALTGVALGFLLNTSPVWMAVAVSALGAVAMELLRSSGRARGDVALAMLFYGGMAGGVMIINLAPGGSTANLTSYLWGSVTTVSPDDITAIAFLSAFVLLICLGLRRRLFAVCQDEEFARVTGLPVRSLNLLLAVTAAATVTVAMRVVGLLLVSALMVIPVVAAQQATRGFAMTLALSVVIGVLVSVSGTVTSYYVDVPPGATIVLIALGLFLLISLLALPLARHRARRAEGRTTPAAAPEPAAHS
- the recO gene encoding DNA repair protein RecO; amino-acid sequence: MSLFRDDGIVLRTQKLGEADRIITLLTRGHGRVRAVARGVRRTKSRFGARLEPFSHVDVQFFARGSALIGRGLPLCTQTETIAPYGRHIVDDYGRYTAGTAMLETAERFTDHEGEPNVQQYLLLVGGLRTLAAGEHAPGLVMDAFLLRSLAVGGYAPSFDDCAKCGLPGPNRFFSVAAGGSVCTDCRVPGSVVPSGEALRLLGALLTGDWATADRAEARHVREGSGLVSAYLHWHLERGLRSLRFVEKG
- a CDS encoding PP2C family protein-serine/threonine phosphatase → MEPTVTPRRTAWLRRFLLPGEPALRLGRLNVSWLLPAVLLAAIAVGDWNSTGDFRVINWIVLVPGIAAALCGVAATALFGVLVVIVYAALDQSWDYSYQKGPADFLLVVASAALAVFASWLRGRARGHVQRVLNAADAIRLAVLRPIPPGAGGLESASVYLTADVEGRVGGDFFDVQPSPHGARVLLGDVQGKGTSAVDAAAAVLSAFREAAYHEGDLAVVAGRLESRMRRHNAYSAALGQGDERFATAVLVGFPAAADAEWIELVNFGHGGPVVLGRSGPRALPEGDGAPLGLAGLTGALPPVVRVPFGRDETLLLVTDGVTEARDREGAFLPLADHLARAGDDRAPRSVVRLVEAAVLAHTRGRLGDDTAVLAVRRLPAGPPEPTG
- a CDS encoding metal ABC transporter substrate-binding protein, coding for MAVMTARSRSGSRSRISATALAAGVTALGLFAVTGCGSDDGAGDAGGGDGLDVVASFYPMEFLAERIGGEHVEVSTLTEPGTDPHDLDIGAQQTARLSEADLVVYLAGLQPAVDEAVEQSGAEHVVEATSLTTLAESGGGEEEHAHDEHEHGEEDHGHDHGDEGHGHEHDHEHSEEEHGHDHDHGGLDPHIWLDPVRYAEVAEGVGAALAEADPDHAADYERNTADLTAELAALDEEFAEGLATTETDTFITTHAAFGYLADRYGLHEESITGLDPESEPSGARMRELQDIAEADNVSTVFFETLISDETARTLANDLGLETAVLDPVEGITEESPGADYLEVMRANLDALREALGAS